From one Pseudomonas sp. S35 genomic stretch:
- a CDS encoding substrate-binding domain-containing protein codes for MQPLLKTLAALALGALALTAQAEELKVMTSGGFTAAYKLLGPQYAQHSGDTLDTILGPSMGKAPEAIPNRLARGEHADVVIMVGYALDDLIKQGKVDPASRVELADSRIGLVVKAGAAKPAIGTDAELKAVLSKAKSVAYSDSASGVYVEKELFKKLGMPAKGTMIERQPVAEQVAKGDYEVGLQQVAELLPVAGVTFVGKIPEDVQSVTRFAAGIPVNAEHPAQAKALLKYLASPEAQPVVQSTGLDSVSR; via the coding sequence ATGCAGCCGCTGCTCAAGACCCTGGCGGCCCTGGCCCTCGGCGCGCTGGCGCTGACGGCCCAGGCTGAGGAACTCAAGGTGATGACCTCGGGCGGCTTCACCGCCGCCTATAAGCTGCTCGGCCCGCAGTATGCCCAGCACAGCGGTGACACCCTCGACACTATTCTCGGCCCGTCCATGGGCAAGGCGCCGGAAGCGATTCCCAACCGCCTGGCCCGGGGCGAACACGCCGACGTGGTGATCATGGTCGGCTACGCCCTGGATGACTTGATCAAACAGGGCAAGGTCGACCCGGCGTCTCGGGTGGAGCTGGCGGATTCACGCATCGGCCTGGTGGTGAAGGCCGGTGCAGCGAAGCCCGCAATCGGCACCGACGCAGAATTGAAGGCCGTGCTGAGCAAGGCCAAATCGGTGGCCTATTCGGACAGCGCCAGCGGTGTGTATGTCGAGAAAGAGCTGTTCAAGAAGCTCGGCATGCCGGCCAAGGGCACGATGATCGAACGCCAACCGGTGGCTGAACAGGTTGCCAAGGGTGACTACGAAGTAGGTCTGCAACAGGTAGCGGAATTGTTACCAGTAGCGGGCGTGACTTTTGTAGGAAAAATCCCCGAAGACGTGCAATCAGTGACGCGCTTTGCGGCCGGTATTCCGGTGAACGCCGAACACCCGGCGCAGGCCAAGGCGCTGCTGAAGTACCTGGCGTCGCCCGAGGCGCAACCGGTGGTGCAATCCACCGGCCTGGATTCGGTGTCACGCTGA
- a CDS encoding 5-carboxymethyl-2-hydroxymuconate Delta-isomerase — translation MPHLHLEYTANLTNLAVDKTLLRLNNVLMASGQFGSEFDIKSRAVKLESFQVGTSLNPRGFIAVKLSLLSGRSPQVKKQLSENLLAALQDLGDWPADIQVQLSVQLVDMDRDSYSKVAIG, via the coding sequence ATGCCGCACCTGCACTTGGAATACACCGCCAACCTGACCAACCTGGCCGTCGATAAAACCCTGTTGCGGCTCAACAACGTGCTAATGGCGTCCGGGCAGTTCGGCTCCGAGTTCGATATCAAAAGCCGGGCGGTGAAGCTTGAGAGTTTTCAAGTAGGCACCTCCCTCAATCCGCGCGGGTTTATTGCGGTGAAGCTGTCACTGCTCAGTGGGCGGTCACCGCAGGTCAAGAAACAGCTGTCGGAAAACCTGCTGGCGGCGTTGCAGGATCTGGGCGACTGGCCGGCGGATATACAGGTTCAATTGAGTGTCCAGTTGGTGGACATGGACCGTGATTCCTACAGCAAAGTCGCCATCGGCTGA
- a CDS encoding cyanate transporter yields the protein MENVQAKPTTAVWLMISVVLVALNLRPSMAAVGPLLSSIRGDVPLSFSSAALLTMLPVMAMGLAMFFGMGLAKRIGEHRSIVLSLVVIGLATLSRLFLDSALELIVSAIAAGIGIAMIQALMPALIKSRFSTNVSLFMGLYVTAIMGGAALAASFSPLVQVHTGSWRIGLAIWAVLALLALVFWYAQRSAMPPLPQTGSSPQEAFFGNGRAWLLAIFFGLGTASYTCVLAWLAPYYVEQGWSEQNAGLLLGFLTAMEVVSGLVTPAIANRRQDKRGVVAVLLVLIIIGFCGLILSPQFLSLLWPCLLGLGIGGLFPMSLILPLDHLDNPRRAGGLTAFVQGIGYLIAGLSPLIAGMIRDQLGSFEWAWWALTGVVVLMLLIVTRFNPKHYSRHIR from the coding sequence ATGGAAAACGTTCAGGCAAAACCCACCACCGCCGTTTGGCTGATGATCAGCGTGGTACTGGTCGCCCTTAACCTGCGCCCGTCGATGGCGGCTGTGGGGCCATTGTTGTCATCGATTCGTGGCGATGTGCCGCTGAGTTTCAGCAGCGCGGCGTTGCTGACCATGTTGCCGGTCATGGCCATGGGCCTGGCGATGTTCTTTGGCATGGGCTTGGCCAAGCGTATTGGCGAGCACCGCAGCATCGTGCTGTCGCTGGTCGTGATTGGCCTGGCCACGCTGTCGCGGTTGTTCCTCGATTCGGCGCTGGAATTGATCGTCAGCGCCATTGCGGCCGGTATTGGTATCGCAATGATCCAGGCGCTGATGCCGGCGCTGATCAAGTCGCGCTTCAGCACCAACGTCTCGCTGTTCATGGGCCTGTACGTCACTGCCATCATGGGCGGTGCAGCACTGGCCGCTTCGTTCTCGCCCTTGGTGCAAGTCCACACTGGCAGTTGGCGCATCGGCCTGGCGATCTGGGCCGTGCTGGCGTTACTGGCGTTGGTGTTCTGGTACGCCCAGCGCTCGGCCATGCCGCCGCTGCCGCAGACGGGTTCAAGCCCGCAGGAAGCATTTTTCGGTAACGGTCGCGCCTGGTTGCTGGCGATCTTTTTTGGCTTGGGCACCGCGTCCTACACCTGTGTACTCGCATGGCTGGCGCCGTACTACGTGGAGCAAGGCTGGAGCGAACAGAACGCCGGCCTGCTGCTGGGCTTCCTGACCGCCATGGAAGTGGTCTCCGGCCTGGTCACCCCTGCCATTGCCAACCGTCGCCAGGATAAACGCGGCGTGGTCGCGGTGTTGCTGGTGCTGATCATCATCGGGTTCTGCGGCCTGATCCTCAGCCCGCAATTCTTGAGTTTGTTGTGGCCCTGCTTGCTCGGCCTGGGTATTGGCGGGCTGTTCCCCATGAGCTTGATCCTGCCCCTCGACCACCTGGACAACCCACGTCGCGCTGGGGGCCTGACGGCCTTTGTGCAAGGCATCGGCTACCTGATCGCCGGCCTGTCGCCGCTGATCGCGGGGATGATCCGTGACCAACTGGGCAGTTTCGAGTGGGCCTGGTGGGCACTGACGGGGGTGGTCGTGTTGATGCTGTTGATCGTCACGCGCTTCAACCCGAAGCATTACTCACGACATATCCGCTGA
- a CDS encoding MFS transporter yields the protein MTSSSRPDSASSKVGAVLRVTSGNFLEQFDFFLFGFYATYIAAAFFPAANEFASLMMTFAVFGAGFLMRPLGAIILGAYIDDVGRRKGLIVTLSIMASGTLLIVLVPGYHTIGLWAPLLVLLGRLLQGFSAGAELGGVSVYLSEMATPGRKGFYTSWQSGSQQISIVVAAALGYGLNVWMEPAVVADWGWRIPFAVGCVIIPFIFVLRRNLQETEEFANRKHRPTMREVLATLVKNWTVVIGGMLMVAMTTTAFYLITVYAPTFGKTVLQLSTSDALLVTLLVAVSNFVWLPIGGTLSDRFGRKPVLIAMTALTVLTAYPALSYVVNAPSFGHMLETLLWFSFLYGMYNGAMIPALTEIMPVEVRVAGFSLAYSLATAIFGGFTPAISTWFIHITEDKASPAYWMMFAALCALCSTLALYRRANTRGQVMQGAV from the coding sequence ATGACTAGCTCTTCCCGGCCCGACTCTGCCAGTTCGAAAGTTGGCGCGGTATTGCGCGTTACTTCGGGCAACTTCCTCGAACAGTTCGACTTCTTTCTGTTCGGTTTCTACGCCACCTACATCGCTGCCGCGTTCTTCCCCGCCGCTAATGAGTTTGCGTCATTAATGATGACCTTCGCGGTGTTCGGCGCGGGCTTCCTGATGCGTCCTCTTGGCGCAATCATTCTCGGTGCCTATATCGACGACGTGGGTCGCCGCAAAGGGCTGATCGTAACGCTGTCGATCATGGCCAGCGGCACCCTGCTGATCGTGCTGGTGCCGGGTTATCACACCATTGGCCTGTGGGCACCGCTGCTGGTGCTGCTTGGCCGCTTGCTGCAAGGCTTCTCGGCCGGTGCAGAACTGGGCGGCGTGTCGGTGTACTTGTCCGAGATGGCCACCCCAGGCCGCAAGGGCTTCTACACCAGCTGGCAGTCGGGCAGCCAACAGATCTCCATCGTGGTCGCCGCTGCGCTGGGTTATGGCCTGAACGTGTGGATGGAGCCGGCAGTGGTTGCCGACTGGGGCTGGCGCATTCCGTTCGCCGTCGGTTGCGTGATCATTCCGTTTATCTTTGTGCTGCGGCGCAACTTGCAGGAAACCGAAGAGTTCGCCAACCGCAAGCATCGTCCGACCATGCGTGAAGTGCTGGCAACCCTGGTGAAGAACTGGACCGTCGTGATCGGCGGCATGCTGATGGTGGCCATGACCACCACCGCGTTTTACTTGATCACCGTGTACGCGCCGACCTTCGGCAAGACCGTGCTGCAATTGAGCACCTCCGACGCGCTGCTGGTGACCTTGTTGGTGGCGGTGTCGAACTTTGTCTGGCTGCCGATCGGCGGCACCTTGAGCGACCGCTTCGGCCGCAAGCCGGTACTGATCGCCATGACGGCGCTGACCGTTCTCACCGCCTATCCAGCACTGTCCTACGTGGTAAATGCGCCGAGCTTCGGCCATATGTTGGAAACCCTGCTGTGGTTCTCCTTCCTCTATGGCATGTACAACGGCGCGATGATCCCGGCGCTGACCGAAATCATGCCGGTGGAAGTGCGCGTGGCGGGGTTCTCCCTGGCCTATAGCTTGGCGACGGCGATCTTCGGTGGCTTTACCCCGGCGATTTCCACTTGGTTTATCCATATCACCGAAGACAAGGCCTCGCCGGCCTACTGGATGATGTTTGCCGCACTGTGCGCGCTGTGTTCGACCCTGGCGTTGTATCGCCGCGCCAACACTCGCGGGCAGGTGATGCAGGGGGCCGTATGA
- a CDS encoding LysR substrate-binding domain-containing protein, with protein MNRNELRKADINLMVVFEALMLERNVTRVAEKLFLGQPTISSALNRLRTLFNDPLFIRVGHRMEPTARAEEIIQHLSPALDSLSSALSLTHDFDPSISTMTFRIGLSDDVEFGLLPPLLRALRQEAPQVVFVVQHVDYWRIPDLLASGDITVGITQTRGLPANAKRKLLRHIRPRLLRADASDTPLTLDEYCARPHVLVSHTANVSGFADEWLAEIGRKRHVVLSVPQYSALPALLAGTDLIASLPDYTAEAMAVSGNLFCEPFPFETPTLDLSMVWLSHVDTDPAERWVRSRLEAFMSDRGLGAKA; from the coding sequence ATGAATCGCAATGAATTACGCAAGGCCGACATCAATCTGATGGTGGTCTTCGAAGCACTGATGCTTGAGCGCAATGTGACGCGGGTGGCCGAGAAGCTGTTTCTGGGCCAGCCAACCATCAGCTCGGCCCTCAACCGTTTGCGTACCTTGTTCAACGACCCGCTGTTCATTCGCGTCGGCCACCGTATGGAGCCCACCGCGCGCGCCGAGGAAATCATCCAGCATTTGTCGCCAGCCCTGGATTCGCTGTCATCGGCCTTGAGCCTGACCCACGATTTCGACCCGTCCATCAGCACCATGACCTTTCGCATCGGCCTGTCCGATGACGTCGAATTCGGCCTGTTGCCGCCGCTGTTGCGTGCGTTGCGCCAGGAAGCGCCGCAGGTGGTGTTCGTGGTGCAGCATGTGGATTACTGGCGCATCCCCGACCTGCTCGCGTCCGGCGACATTACCGTCGGCATCACCCAGACCCGTGGCCTGCCGGCGAATGCCAAGCGCAAGTTGCTGCGCCATATCCGCCCGCGACTGCTGCGCGCCGATGCCTCGGACACGCCGCTGACCCTCGATGAATATTGCGCGCGGCCCCATGTGCTGGTGTCCCACACGGCCAACGTGTCGGGGTTTGCCGATGAGTGGCTGGCCGAGATTGGCCGCAAGCGCCACGTGGTGTTGTCGGTGCCGCAATACAGCGCGTTGCCCGCCTTGCTGGCCGGCACCGACCTGATCGCCAGCCTGCCGGACTACACCGCCGAAGCTATGGCGGTATCGGGCAACCTGTTCTGTGAGCCGTTTCCGTTTGAAACGCCGACGTTGGATTTGTCCATGGTCTGGCTCAGCCATGTGGACACCGACCCGGCCGAACGTTGGGTGCGTTCGCGGTTGGAGGCGTTCATGAGCGATAGAGGCTTGGGCGCCAAGGCCTGA
- a CDS encoding LysR family transcriptional regulator, with protein MLNSNLLRKLDMQDLMVFIAVYDQSSVTEVSETLFVSQSTVSYSLKKLRTSFEDELFINTRAGMRPTYKATTMYGHVQKILESINLCHAGAQSFDPTQKAVTFNVCAPEYFEQLILPRLLKTFDRADLPVIVNVQKLETEIPADDLREGRLDLVICFGPHFHRAHKDFKTQMLLEDDLVCVFDKRSAPREPAFSLQSFVERRHVFPTPWTSDTNMIDGWLARQAHKRQVIARANSYSAALKMITGTDFIVTLPRRVQKLLAPATVFGHCEAPNGLPGFTLDMQWNEASGQNSANTWFREQVVKVCADQGLL; from the coding sequence ATGCTAAACAGTAACTTGCTCAGAAAGCTCGATATGCAGGACTTGATGGTGTTTATCGCCGTCTACGACCAGAGCAGCGTTACCGAGGTGTCAGAAACGCTGTTCGTCAGCCAGTCCACCGTGAGCTACAGCCTGAAGAAGCTGCGCACCAGCTTTGAAGACGAGTTGTTTATCAACACGCGAGCAGGCATGCGTCCTACGTACAAGGCCACCACCATGTACGGCCACGTGCAAAAAATCCTCGAAAGCATCAACCTGTGCCACGCCGGTGCCCAGTCCTTCGACCCCACCCAGAAGGCGGTGACCTTCAACGTCTGCGCACCGGAATACTTCGAACAGTTGATCCTGCCGCGCCTGCTCAAAACCTTCGACCGCGCCGACCTGCCGGTGATCGTCAACGTACAGAAACTGGAAACCGAGATCCCCGCCGATGACCTGCGCGAAGGTCGCCTGGACCTGGTGATCTGTTTCGGCCCGCACTTTCACCGTGCCCACAAAGACTTCAAGACCCAGATGCTGCTCGAGGACGACCTGGTGTGTGTGTTCGACAAGCGCTCGGCGCCCCGCGAGCCCGCGTTCAGCCTGCAATCCTTTGTCGAGCGGCGCCACGTGTTCCCCACGCCGTGGACCTCCGACACCAACATGATCGACGGCTGGCTGGCGCGCCAGGCCCACAAGCGCCAAGTGATCGCACGGGCCAACAGCTACAGCGCAGCCTTGAAGATGATCACCGGCACCGACTTCATCGTCACCCTGCCCCGCCGTGTGCAAAAACTCCTGGCGCCGGCAACGGTGTTTGGCCATTGCGAAGCGCCCAACGGGCTGCCGGGGTTTACCCTGGATATGCAGTGGAACGAAGCCAGCGGACAGAACAGCGCCAATACCTGGTTCAGGGAACAAGTCGTAAAGGTCTGCGCAGACCAAGGTTTACTCTAA
- a CDS encoding LysR family transcriptional regulator, translating to MIINFDLNDLQAFRAVVDKGSFRGAAEAIRISQPALSRRIEKLESALDVKLFERTTRRVSLTMVGRAFLPQVERMLDDLDIALMGISNVASTRMGNVTIACVPSTAYYFMPHVISEFHKLYPKIRLRVLDASAGEVCQAVESGEADFGVSFSGSLADEVEFELLLQERYVLACRRDHPLAGRDSVTWAEAYEHDYITVDKTSGNRFLLDQALRGVRVKKPSICETHHVTTMIGLVEAGLGVAMVPSIAMPACEHPILVSVPLVEPQVMRNVGLIKRRGRTLPPAALELERLVREMPFRSA from the coding sequence GTGATCATCAACTTCGACCTCAACGACCTCCAAGCCTTCCGCGCCGTGGTAGACAAGGGCAGTTTTCGCGGCGCCGCCGAGGCTATCCGTATCTCGCAACCGGCCCTCAGCCGGCGCATCGAAAAGCTTGAATCCGCCCTTGATGTAAAGCTGTTCGAACGCACCACGCGGCGGGTCAGCCTGACGATGGTGGGCCGCGCGTTCCTGCCGCAGGTGGAGCGCATGCTCGACGATCTGGACATCGCACTGATGGGCATCAGCAACGTCGCGTCCACACGCATGGGCAATGTCACCATCGCCTGCGTGCCCTCGACCGCGTACTACTTCATGCCGCACGTGATCTCCGAATTCCACAAGCTGTATCCGAAAATTCGCCTGCGGGTGCTGGACGCCAGTGCTGGCGAGGTGTGCCAGGCGGTGGAAAGTGGCGAGGCGGATTTTGGCGTGAGTTTCAGCGGCAGCCTGGCCGATGAAGTGGAGTTCGAATTGCTGTTGCAGGAGCGCTACGTGCTGGCCTGTCGGCGTGATCACCCGCTGGCCGGGCGTGACAGCGTGACGTGGGCCGAAGCCTACGAACATGACTACATCACCGTGGACAAGACCTCCGGCAACCGCTTCCTGCTGGACCAGGCCTTGCGCGGCGTGCGAGTGAAGAAACCGAGTATCTGCGAGACGCACCACGTGACCACCATGATCGGGCTGGTGGAGGCGGGGCTGGGCGTGGCGATGGTGCCATCGATTGCGATGCCGGCGTGCGAACATCCGATTCTGGTCAGTGTGCCGCTGGTGGAGCCGCAGGTGATGCGCAATGTGGGCTTGATCAAGCGCCGCGGGCGCACATTGCCACCGGCGGCGCTGGAGTTGGAGCGGTTGGTGCGGGAGATGCCGTTTCGGTCAGCGTGA
- a CDS encoding aldehyde dehydrogenase family protein has product MSTVLNGVYIDGEWRAGHAVLEVINPATEALLAQVSAGDKAAVTQAVDAASRAFAGWSNSTGRDRGALLRKIAQGVREQREPLMHLQSSNNGKPLFEAGIDVDDVIATFAYYASVADEMDAGQDHPVALPSEAFSARLRREPCGVVGLIVPWNFPMVTTAWKLAPALAAGCCVVLKPSEVTPLAELRLAQIIADAGLPKGVFNLICGTGLAVGAPLAADRRVAKISFTGSNAVGVQVMQRAAETIKGVSLELGGKSSLLVLADADLDLAVELACGGGFFNAGQMCSATSRVLVADSLADEFLQRLQARTEGIRVAGPFTEDVEMGALINRAQYQRVQAHIQRGIEDGARLLCGGERPVGLATGFFIRPTVFTEVPLDSALWNEEIFGPVLCVRRFATVDEAIALANDSDFGLVASVVSADADTAERVANALQAGLVWINAPQVIFPQTAWGGYKQSSIGRELGPWGLAAFQEIKHVIRST; this is encoded by the coding sequence ATGAGCACAGTTTTGAACGGTGTGTATATCGACGGCGAATGGCGTGCGGGGCATGCCGTGCTGGAGGTGATCAACCCGGCGACCGAAGCCCTCCTGGCCCAGGTCAGCGCTGGGGACAAGGCTGCCGTGACCCAGGCGGTGGACGCCGCCAGCCGCGCGTTTGCCGGCTGGTCAAACAGCACCGGCCGTGACCGCGGCGCCTTGTTGCGCAAGATCGCCCAAGGCGTGCGCGAGCAGCGCGAACCGTTGATGCACCTGCAGTCGAGTAACAACGGCAAGCCGCTGTTTGAGGCCGGCATCGATGTGGACGACGTGATCGCCACCTTCGCGTACTACGCCAGCGTGGCGGACGAAATGGATGCGGGCCAAGACCACCCGGTGGCGCTACCCAGCGAGGCGTTCAGCGCCCGCCTGCGCCGCGAACCGTGTGGCGTGGTGGGGCTGATCGTGCCGTGGAATTTCCCCATGGTGACCACCGCCTGGAAGCTCGCCCCGGCCCTTGCCGCCGGTTGCTGCGTGGTGCTTAAACCGTCGGAAGTCACGCCACTGGCGGAACTGCGCTTGGCGCAGATCATTGCCGACGCCGGGCTGCCGAAGGGCGTATTCAACCTGATCTGTGGCACCGGCCTGGCCGTAGGTGCACCGCTGGCGGCAGATCGTCGGGTGGCCAAAATTTCCTTCACCGGCAGCAACGCGGTGGGCGTGCAAGTGATGCAGCGCGCTGCCGAAACCATCAAGGGCGTGAGCCTGGAACTGGGTGGCAAATCCTCGCTGCTGGTGCTGGCGGATGCCGACCTTGACCTGGCGGTGGAACTGGCGTGCGGCGGTGGTTTTTTCAACGCCGGGCAGATGTGTTCCGCCACCAGCCGCGTGTTGGTGGCCGACAGCCTGGCGGATGAATTCCTGCAACGTTTGCAGGCGCGGACCGAAGGGATTCGCGTAGCTGGCCCGTTTACCGAGGACGTGGAAATGGGCGCGCTGATCAACCGTGCGCAGTATCAGCGGGTACAGGCGCATATCCAGCGCGGCATCGAGGACGGCGCGCGATTGCTGTGCGGCGGTGAACGTCCAGTGGGTCTGGCGACAGGTTTTTTCATCCGCCCGACAGTGTTCACCGAGGTGCCGCTGGACAGCGCGTTATGGAACGAGGAAATCTTCGGCCCGGTGCTGTGTGTACGACGTTTCGCGACTGTGGATGAGGCGATTGCCCTGGCCAACGACAGCGATTTCGGCCTGGTGGCCAGTGTGGTCAGCGCCGATGCCGACACCGCCGAGCGGGTGGCAAATGCCTTGCAGGCCGGGCTGGTGTGGATCAACGCACCGCAGGTGATCTTCCCGCAGACGGCGTGGGGCGGCTACAAGCAGAGCAGCATCGGCCGTGAACTGGGGCCTTGGGGGCTGGCGGCGTTTCAGGAGATCAAGCACGTGATTCGATCCACCTGA